One Candidatus Macondimonas diazotrophica genomic window, TTTACTATTCAATGTACGGTCACGTCGAGACCCTGGCCCACCATGTCGCCGAAGGCGCCCGCGCCGTGGCTGGCGCCGAGGTCACGCTCAAGCGAGTGCCGGAAACCATCCCCGAGGAGCAAGCGCGCCAGTTCGGCGCCAAGCTCGATCAGGCTGCACCCATCGCCACGCCGGCCGAGCTGGCCGACTACGACGCCATCCTCTTCGGCTCCCCGACCCGCTTCGGCAACATGACGGGGCAGATGCGCACCTTTCTCGACCAGACCGGCGGCTTGTGGGCCAAGGCCGCGTTGAACGGCAAGCTGGCCAGCGTCTTCACCAGCACGGGTGTGGGTGGCGGGCAGGAGACCACCGTCGTTTCCTTCTGGCACACACTGGCGCATCACGGCATGGTCATCGTGCCCTTGGGCTACGGCGACATTGCTGGCCAGATCCTGTCAGACCTCAGCGAGGTGACCGCCGGCTCGCCCTATGGTGCGGCAACGCTGGCCGGCGGCGACGGCAGCCGTCAGGTCTCCGAGAAAGAAGCCACCGCGGCCCGCTACCAGGGCCGGCGAGTCGCAGAATTGGCCGTTCGGCTGAATGGCTAATCGTCCTTTGGGGGATAGCGGTGTCGCCGCTATCCTCTTTCACCTGTTGTCCGTAACCTTTGCCGGCCGAGGGCGCCGGCCCCACGGTTAGGCGCTCAGATCCGCCAGATCAGCGCGGCCATCCGACCGGTTGTGCCGTCGCGGCGGTAGGAAAAAAACCGGTCGGGATCGCTGGCGGTGCACCACTGACCGCCCCAGACACCGTTCACCCCCAACCGGTTGAGCCGCTGACGCGCGAGCAGCGTCAGATCGGCTCGCCACCGATCCCCCGGCCCCGGTCGGAATGCTGCCGCAGCGGCCACATCGATGCGAAGAAAGGCTTCGCGCACCTCCGGCCCCACCTCAAACGCTGTCGCACCAATGGCAGGCCCTATCCAGGCCAAGAGCCGGTCCGGCGCCACATCGAGCGCCGCGACCGTGGCTTCCAGCACGCCGGCCGCCAATCCGCGCCAACCGGCATGCGTAGCGGCCACATGCGTGCCCGCAAGATCGCAGAACAGGACCGGCAGACAATCCGCCGTTCCGACGGTGCACACCACGCCGATCTCGTCCGTCCAGGCGCCATCCGCCTCGAGAGGTTCGGTCGTCACCATCCCCGAGACCCGCATGACATGCGTGCCATGGACTTGTCGCAGCCAATGGGGCACCGCGGGCAGAGCCAGTGCCTCGGCCAGGAGTCGACGGTTCGCAATCACGGCCGCCGGATCGTCGCCGACATGATCGCCAAGGTTAAAGCTGGCGTAAGGTCCGGTGCTCACGCCGCCGAGGCGGGTGGTAACCACCGCCTGCACCGAGCGCGGTGCCGGCCAGTCGGGCACGATCAGCGGCACCGCTCCACGCTCGACCAGGCCAGGAACGACCCCGCTCATGAGACCGGTCCGCGACGCAGCGTCTCGATCAAGGCTTGCATGTCCGCCGGCGGCGGCACCTCCCAATGCATCTCACGACCCTCGCTCGGGTGCACAAGACCCAGACGGGCTGCATGCAACGCCTGACGCCTGAATCTCCGCAGCGTCTCGGCCAGTTCGGGATCGATGCCGGCGGGCAACCGCAAGCGGCCTGCGTAGAGCGGATCACCCAGCACCGGATAACCCAGATGGGCCATGTGAACACGGATCTGGTGCGTCCGGCCGGTTTCCAGACGCAGCGCAAGGCGGGTGTGATGGGCGTAGCGTTCGGCGATACGGTAATGCGTGACCGAGGCGCGTCCGCCTTCCCGTACGGTGATCCGCAGTCGATCACGCGGGTGTCGACCCAGCGGCGCATCGACTGCGCCGCCCGCCACGGGCGTCCCGATCACCACCGCATCGTATTCGCGGCGGATCTCTCGCGCCTGCAGCGCGCTGACGAGCCGCGTATGACTGCTCAGTGTCTTGGCCACCACCATCAGCCCGGAGGTATCCTTGTCGAGTCGATGCACCAACCCGGCTCTCGGCAGATGCGCCAATGCCGGAAGATGATGAAGCAGCGCATTCTGCAGCGTCCCCGATGGGTTGCCCGCCCCTGGATGGACCACAAGTCCAGGCGGTTTGTCGAGGATCAGCAACGCCTCATCCTCATGCACGACGGTCAGTGCCAAAGGCTCCGGGCGCAACGGCACCACCGGCGCCGGATCCGGCATGCACAGCGCGATAAGCTGTCCTTCACGCAGTCGGTCGCTGGGTCGTGCCGGCGCACCATCGACCCGAACATGTCCGTCCCGGATCCAACGGGTCAGCCGACTGCGCGAATGCGCCGAGAACTGCTGCGCCAAGATCTGGTCGAGACGCTGACCGGCCCACGCGGGGGTGACGATCACGACCTGCTCGGAGGCGGCCCGCTCGGCAGATGATTCGGAGGGACAGGGGATGTGAGCCAAGGGCTTTGATATACTCCGTTAAATTCTTTGACCCGGCTTGGCCGGCTACGAGCGTTAGTCTAAACCATGCATTCCTTTGCCCGCCTCGTTTTCCTGTCGCTGCTTGGCCTGAGTCTGTCGGCCTGTTCGCTTCTATCGTATCTGCCGAAAGGATCAGACGATCCTGAGAATGGCGATGAAGTGCCGGAGGTCAACACCAGCCGGCCTGCTGCAGAGATCTATCAGGAAGCCCATCAGGCGCTTGAGAATGGAAGCCTCGACGGCGCCATCAAGCGTTTCAACGCCCTCGAATCGCGCTATCCGTTCGGAACCTATGCCCAGCAGGCACAGATCGAGCTCATCTACGCTTACTTCCGTCAGCGCGAATGGGAACAGGGCATCGCCACGGCACAGCGGTTCCTGCGTGAGTATCCCAGCCACCCGGCGGCCGACTATGCGCTGTACATGCAGGGGCGGATCAATTTCGAACGCACTCTGGGGCTGCTCGAAAGCAATCTGCGCTGGAAATGGTTCAATATCGACGGCGCAGAACGCGACACGCAATACGCTCGTGGTGCCTTCGTGGCGTTCGACAACCTCCTGCGTCGCCATCCAGACAGCCCCTACGCCGCCGATGCCCGTCAGCGCATGCTGTTCCTGAAAGACCGGGTCGCGCGACATGATCTTGCGGTCGCCCGTTACTACCTCAAGCGCGGCACCTACGTCGCCGCAGCCAATCGTGCGCAGGATATACTGGCGGAATTCTCGGGAACCGAGGCCGTCCTGCCAGCCCTTGACATCCTGATCGCTTCCTACAAGGCCCTGGGCCTGTCGGACATGGAGCAGCAGGTTCGGTCGCTGCGGGAACAGGCTAGCGGCCAAACCGGCTGATCTGCGGGCCACCGCGAGGGAGAACCAGCCGATGTGGGATTTTTTCGAGACCATCCGGCACCGCCATTCGGTTCGGCACTACCGTCGTGACCAACCGGTTTCCCGAGAGCAGTTGCATGCCATCCTGGAGATGGCCTGTGCCGCACCTTCGGCCGGGGATCTGCAATCCTATCGGATCGCCGTTGCAACGACCGCCGAGCAGCGCCAAGCGCTCCAAGCCGCAAGTGGCGATCAGAGTTTCCTGACCGAAGCGCCGCTCTGTCTGGTGTTCTGCACCGACCCGGAACGCGCCGCCATGCGCTATGGCGAGCGTGGCAGAACGCTTTACGCAATACAGGACGCTACCATTGCAGCCAGTTACGCGCAGCTTGCCGCTGTTGCGGCAGGATTGGCCAGCGCCTGGATCGGCAATTTTGATGAAGATGCCGTGCGATCCGCCTTGGAGCTTCCAGACCGATTGCAGCCCATCGCGCTGATCGTCGTGGGGACGGCTGCCGAGATCCCCGAAGCAACCCCACGCCGACCGCTCAAGGACATCCTGATCCAACCTCATAGCGAACCTTGAACACCGGCATTTCCGCGACCCCGATCAACGATGTGATTCACACGGAGGCGAATCCACCATGTCATCGCGACGCGCACTGCCCCTGGCGATAGCGGCCTACCTGTTTTCGTTGTCGAGCCTGGGCGCCCTGATCGTGTTCCTGCATGACCTATGGCTGCCCTGGACCGCTGGAACCGGCGAACTGCGTGGCGGTTGGGGACAAACCGTCGCCATCAATACCGGCCTGATCGCGCTGTTCGGTTTGCAGCACAGCATCATGGTCCGCCCGGGTTTCAAGCGGCGCTGGACGCGAATCGTACCGGAACACCTCGAGCGCAGCGCCTATGTCGTCGCGTCCGGAGTAGCGATTTTCGTGCTCATGGGATTCTGGCAGCCGATGCCCGGGGTAATCTGGCACGTCACCTGGCAACCCTTCGTCACGCTGTGTCTGATCTTGCTCGCCTTGGGCGGCATCATCGCCGTGTGGTCGACGTTTCTGACCGACCACTTCGAATTGTTTGGCCTGCGCCAAGCCTATATTCACGATCAGGGACTGCCCTATACACCCGTTCCATTCAAGATGGGCCTGCTATATCGCTACGTGCGCCACCCCATGATGCTGGGTATGCTGCTGCTGTTCTGGGTCACCCCCTATATGACCATTGGCCATCTTTTCCTGGCGGGCGGCTTGACGCTCTACATCCTGATCGGCCTGTATTACGAAGAGCGCGATCTGGTCCGCAACCTAGGCTCGGACTACGCCCGCTACCGGGACAGCACGCCGCTACTGTTTCCGCGACTCAAGCGTTCACGGCCGATCCCGCAGCATTGATGCGCCGATCGGGTAGAGGGATTTTCGAAATCAGCTGAAAAGGGTATCCTAGCGACCCTCACAGGCCGGTGTAGCTCAGTCGGTAGAGCAGCTGATTCGTAACCAGCAGGTCGGAGGTTCGATTCCTCTCGCCGGCACCATCTTCGCAATTCCGATCGGGCCGCTTCGCCCGCTCGGATGACCGTCAGGCAGGCCCCGTGTGGGCACCTGCCGAATTTCCTCAAGTCCTTGTTGACCATGGATGATCATCCGTGACGTGTGCACCGCCACCCCGTGTTCACGGTTGGCACCCACCCGCACAAGGACCCCGGTGCGATCGACCCGCCATTCCGACCCATCACACTGTTTATGGCCGGCGATATCATGACCGGATGGGCATCGACCAGATCCTCCACTCTCCCAGCCCGCCAGAGACCTTCGAACCCTGCCTCCGATCGGCGCCGATTATGGCGCGCTGGCGGCGGCGCGGGGGCCGATCAGGCGTGCCACCCACTTTATTATCGACCTCTGGGGCGACGCGTTGGCGAGACTCGATCACCGCCGGCGCCGGGCGCAATGCCCACGAAGCCTGGCAGCCGGCGGTGCTGGATCGACCGGACCTAGGACGGATCACAGTGTTCGCCGTTGGCTGTCCCAGCAGCGGCATTCCGCCGGAATGGGCAGCGCGCGATGACACCCCGGGCATTGCGCGACTGGCCGATCTGTCGGTGCACACTTGATTGAGGACATCAGCGAACATCTGGATCGGTGCCGGAAACCGGGTGATACGATCATCGTTTTGGTTCACTGGGTCGGAAATTGGGAGGATGCCATTCCATAAGGCCATCGCGCATTCGCTCCTGGATTGATCGATCGGGCCGGGGTAGCGGTGGTCCACGACCATTCTTCGCATCATCCGCTGGGAATCGAAATCTATCGTGACCGCCCAACTTTTTTATGGCTGCGGCGACTTGCTCAACGACTATGAGGGAATCCGGGGCTTTGAGCGTTATCGTCCCGGCCTCGCCTTGTGCTATCTGGTCCGCCTGACCGATACGCGCCTGCAGCATCTGGAACGGGTACCACTGCACCGATCAGGGTTCCGTCTGCATGGCGCGAAGCGCGAGCGGGCCGAAGGGCTGCGGCAAAAGTTGACGCAGAACAGCCTTGGGCTCGGGGACCCTCTGGGCATCGATGGCCAAGGCCACTTACACTGGTACCCGACCCACGATACGAGTGAACTGCTGTGATACGGGAGGATTCATGGAAACGCCGGATCTGAATACCGAGACTGTCTGCACTCTGATCACCAGACTCAAGGAATTCCATGCCAAGGAAGCCGTCGCGATTCCCGAACCGGAGGGTGATTGGAGCGATGACTGGGCACTGCAGGTGCTGGCCGACCACGAGGACGATCTCACCTATCGAGAAGTGAAAATCGTGATCGACGATCTCGAACCCGACCAACAGGCGACCCTCGTGGCGCTCATGTGGGTCGGCCGCGGTGACTATGGTGAGCGCGAGTGGACCGAAGCCCTGACCGAGGCGACACGAAGCGCCACAAGCCGCACGGCGGAATACCTTCTCAGCACGCCCATGGTCGCGGATTATCTCGCCGAGGGCCTCGCGACCTTCGGGCATCGCTGCGACGACTAAGCCACCAAACGAGCGGGCCAACGGATGCCGGCTGAAATCCCGGCGCCCGCCGAGACCGGGTCCCGTGTCTTGGCAAAACCCATGCCCATCACGCCAGGCGCGGAAAACCATCGGCGATGGCATCGCCGGTAAACTGGGCAATCCATCCATCCGGATTGTTGAACAGGCGAATGGCAGTAAACCGCGGGCTCGATCCCATGTCGAACCAGTGCCGGGTTCCTGCCGGCACACTGATCAAATCCCCTTTGGTGCACAAGACAGCATAGACCTGTCCATTCAGATGCAGGCAGAACAACCCGGCGCCGTCCACGAAAAAGCGCACCTCATCCTCGCCGTGGGTGTGTTCACTGAGAAACTTGTCGCGCAGCGCGGCGCGGTCCGGGTGCGTTGGGTACATATTGACCACATCGACACTCTGATAGCCCGCCTCGGCGATCAGCCGATCGATTTCCGGGCGATAAGCCGAGAGGATCACCGACTCGTCGGCGCGCTCATCCAGCGCTTGCGTCGCTGCCCAACGGCGAAACAGCACTCCGGCTTCGGCCAGCGTCTGGCGAATCGTTTCGCCATCTTCGGTCTCAAGTGTGGGATGTGCGGCGTCATTCTCGGAATAAACGGTCAGGCGGCTCATGAGGCAACCTCCTTCAGCTGCGGGATGTGGTGAAAATCTGCGGCAATGGGATGATCGCTCGTCAATCCACCACCGCGCGCCAACAGACAGGTTTCGAGCCCTGCGGCTCGCGCTGCATCGAGTTCGGATTCGATGTCCGACAAGAACAGAGTGCGATCCGCCGCGATACCGATCGCCTCGACGATCCGGCGATAGCTTTCGGCCTCGCGCTTGGCGCCGACGCGCGTATCGAAGTAACCCCCGAACAGGGGCGTCAGATCGCCATGGTTGCTATGCCCGAACAGAAGCCGCTGCGCCTCTTCCGAGCCGGACGAATAGACATAGAGCCGCAGCCCGGCCGCAGACCAGCGACGCAGGCAAACAGCAGCATCCGGATAGACATGGCCGGTAAAGTCGCCGCGCTGGTAGCCCTCGCGCCAGATCCAACCCTGCAAGGTCTTCAATGGCGTCATCTTAAGATCGAGCTTGATCCACTCCAGCAGCTGATCCACCACCGCGGCCTCGCTGGCCGCGGGCTGACCGCTTGCCGCAGCCACCTCGACCAGCAGCGCCTGCAGCGCGGGCTCGTCGCGATGTGCCGCGACGTAGGCCGGCAGCCTACGCGCGGCATAGGGAAACAGCACCCGATGCACGAAGCCGATATCGGTGGTCGTGCCTTCGATATCGGTCACAACGGCTTGGATCCTCATTGACGGGCCTCCAGTAAACGTTCCTGAAGCAGGCAGTTCAGCAAGAACTCCCAACCTTCCACATGGCGCCGGGCTTCAGCGACCGTACGCCCCCACGCGTAAAGCCCGTGGCCACGCACCAGAAAGCCGCCCGGCAATCCACCCTCGGCTTCCCAGCGCACAGCCAGTTGGTCAGCCAGCGCCGGAATGTCCTGGGTATTGTCAAACAGCGGCAGCGCAAGCGTGGCCTCGTGGGTCGTCTGCCCCCGAATCGCTTTTTGCATTTCATAGCCGCGCAAGACCAGCGTGTCATTGGGGTCAAGGCGAGAAAGGACGGTAGCAGCAACCGAGTGGGTATGCAGCACGCAGCCGATCGTTGGGTCGAGCCGATAGAGCCGCTGGTGCAGCGCGGTCTCGGCCGATGGCAGTGGGTCGGTGGTGGCGAGCGCGCCGGCAACTGGCAGGCGGATAAACTGGCCGACGCTCACCCGGCGCTTGTCGCATCCCGAGGCCGTGATACAAAACTGGTCCAAGCCTTCACGCATCGAAAAATTGCCACCCGTGGCCGGCGAAAAGCCATCGGCCGCCAGTTCACGGATGACATGGACCAGCGTCTCAATCGAATCCATGGACTCCATGGCCCCACCTCCCGCGGAAGGCTTGCAAAAGGCCCACATCATACCCCAGGGCACGCCCAGCGTCGTAAACGCCCGCGTGACATCGGCGTCGCTGATCCTTTGGGCTAGAATCGCGCTTTTAGCGACACCTATCGCGGAGATCCTCCATGCGCATCGGCACCCCCCTCACTCCTTCCGCCACCCGCGTCATGCTGCTGGGTGCAGGTGAGCTGGGCAAGGAGGTAATCATCGCGTTTCAGCGTCTCGGGGTCGAGGTGATCGCCGTGGATCGCTATGCGCATGCGCCTGGCCATGCGCTCGCCCATCGCGCCCACGTCCTGGACATGACCGATGGCCCCGCCCTGCGTGCACTCATCATCCGTGAGCGGCCGCATTGGGTCATTCCGGAAATTGAAGCAATCGCCACCGAAACCCTGTGTGAACTGGAATCCGAAGGCCTC contains:
- the wrbA gene encoding NAD(P)H:quinone oxidoreductase — encoded protein: MAKILVLYYSMYGHVETLAHHVAEGARAVAGAEVTLKRVPETIPEEQARQFGAKLDQAAPIATPAELADYDAILFGSPTRFGNMTGQMRTFLDQTGGLWAKAALNGKLASVFTSTGVGGGQETTVVSFWHTLAHHGMVIVPLGYGDIAGQILSDLSEVTAGSPYGAATLAGGDGSRQVSEKEATAARYQGRRVAELAVRLNG
- the pgeF gene encoding peptidoglycan editing factor PgeF produces the protein MSGVVPGLVERGAVPLIVPDWPAPRSVQAVVTTRLGGVSTGPYASFNLGDHVGDDPAAVIANRRLLAEALALPAVPHWLRQVHGTHVMRVSGMVTTEPLEADGAWTDEIGVVCTVGTADCLPVLFCDLAGTHVAATHAGWRGLAAGVLEATVAALDVAPDRLLAWIGPAIGATAFEVGPEVREAFLRIDVAAAAAFRPGPGDRWRADLTLLARQRLNRLGVNGVWGGQWCTASDPDRFFSYRRDGTTGRMAALIWRI
- the rluD gene encoding 23S rRNA pseudouridine(1911/1915/1917) synthase RluD, translated to MIVTPAWAGQRLDQILAQQFSAHSRSRLTRWIRDGHVRVDGAPARPSDRLREGQLIALCMPDPAPVVPLRPEPLALTVVHEDEALLILDKPPGLVVHPGAGNPSGTLQNALLHHLPALAHLPRAGLVHRLDKDTSGLMVVAKTLSSHTRLVSALQAREIRREYDAVVIGTPVAGGAVDAPLGRHPRDRLRITVREGGRASVTHYRIAERYAHHTRLALRLETGRTHQIRVHMAHLGYPVLGDPLYAGRLRLPAGIDPELAETLRRFRRQALHAARLGLVHPSEGREMHWEVPPPADMQALIETLRRGPVS
- a CDS encoding outer membrane protein assembly factor BamD; protein product: MHSFARLVFLSLLGLSLSACSLLSYLPKGSDDPENGDEVPEVNTSRPAAEIYQEAHQALENGSLDGAIKRFNALESRYPFGTYAQQAQIELIYAYFRQREWEQGIATAQRFLREYPSHPAADYALYMQGRINFERTLGLLESNLRWKWFNIDGAERDTQYARGAFVAFDNLLRRHPDSPYAADARQRMLFLKDRVARHDLAVARYYLKRGTYVAAANRAQDILAEFSGTEAVLPALDILIASYKALGLSDMEQQVRSLREQASGQTG
- a CDS encoding nitroreductase family protein, translated to MWDFFETIRHRHSVRHYRRDQPVSREQLHAILEMACAAPSAGDLQSYRIAVATTAEQRQALQAASGDQSFLTEAPLCLVFCTDPERAAMRYGERGRTLYAIQDATIAASYAQLAAVAAGLASAWIGNFDEDAVRSALELPDRLQPIALIVVGTAAEIPEATPRRPLKDILIQPHSEP
- a CDS encoding methyltransferase family protein; its protein translation is MSSRRALPLAIAAYLFSLSSLGALIVFLHDLWLPWTAGTGELRGGWGQTVAINTGLIALFGLQHSIMVRPGFKRRWTRIVPEHLERSAYVVASGVAIFVLMGFWQPMPGVIWHVTWQPFVTLCLILLALGGIIAVWSTFLTDHFELFGLRQAYIHDQGLPYTPVPFKMGLLYRYVRHPMMLGMLLLFWVTPYMTIGHLFLAGGLTLYILIGLYYEERDLVRNLGSDYARYRDSTPLLFPRLKRSRPIPQH
- a CDS encoding DUF3775 domain-containing protein, whose translation is METPDLNTETVCTLITRLKEFHAKEAVAIPEPEGDWSDDWALQVLADHEDDLTYREVKIVIDDLEPDQQATLVALMWVGRGDYGEREWTEALTEATRSATSRTAEYLLSTPMVADYLAEGLATFGHRCDD
- a CDS encoding 1,2-dihydroxy-3-keto-5-methylthiopentene dioxygenase, encoding MSRLTVYSENDAAHPTLETEDGETIRQTLAEAGVLFRRWAATQALDERADESVILSAYRPEIDRLIAEAGYQSVDVVNMYPTHPDRAALRDKFLSEHTHGEDEVRFFVDGAGLFCLHLNGQVYAVLCTKGDLISVPAGTRHWFDMGSSPRFTAIRLFNNPDGWIAQFTGDAIADGFPRLA
- the mtnC gene encoding acireductone synthase, giving the protein MRIQAVVTDIEGTTTDIGFVHRVLFPYAARRLPAYVAAHRDEPALQALLVEVAAASGQPAASEAAVVDQLLEWIKLDLKMTPLKTLQGWIWREGYQRGDFTGHVYPDAAVCLRRWSAAGLRLYVYSSGSEEAQRLLFGHSNHGDLTPLFGGYFDTRVGAKREAESYRRIVEAIGIAADRTLFLSDIESELDAARAAGLETCLLARGGGLTSDHPIAADFHHIPQLKEVAS
- a CDS encoding methylthioribulose 1-phosphate dehydratase — protein: MESMDSIETLVHVIRELAADGFSPATGGNFSMREGLDQFCITASGCDKRRVSVGQFIRLPVAGALATTDPLPSAETALHQRLYRLDPTIGCVLHTHSVAATVLSRLDPNDTLVLRGYEMQKAIRGQTTHEATLALPLFDNTQDIPALADQLAVRWEAEGGLPGGFLVRGHGLYAWGRTVAEARRHVEGWEFLLNCLLQERLLEARQ